From one Bacteroides fragilis NCTC 9343 genomic stretch:
- a CDS encoding GAF domain-containing protein, whose amino-acid sequence MAEELTFISGSKEEQYLSLLPQVRSLIEGEVDLVANLANVAAALKEAFDFFWVGFYLVKQDQLVLGPFQGPVACTRIRKGKGVCGTAWQEGATLLVPDVEVFPGHIACSSLSRSEIVVPLIKDGEVWGVLDIDSDLLNFFDETDRKYLEEMCGYLSK is encoded by the coding sequence ATGGCTGAAGAACTGACATTTATATCGGGTAGCAAAGAGGAGCAATACCTCTCTTTGCTACCTCAGGTGAGATCCCTGATAGAGGGCGAGGTGGATTTAGTGGCCAATTTGGCCAATGTGGCTGCTGCCCTGAAGGAGGCTTTTGACTTTTTCTGGGTGGGTTTTTATTTGGTGAAGCAGGATCAGTTGGTACTGGGCCCGTTCCAAGGTCCGGTGGCTTGCACGCGTATCCGGAAAGGCAAAGGAGTTTGCGGTACTGCCTGGCAGGAGGGTGCCACGCTGTTGGTGCCGGATGTGGAAGTTTTTCCGGGACATATTGCTTGCAGTTCGTTATCCCGATCGGAAATAGTGGTTCCGCTGATAAAAGACGGTGAGGTATGGGGAGTGCTGGACATAGACAGCGATCTATTGAATTTCTTTGATGAAACAGATCGGAAATATCTGGAAGAAATGTGCGGCTATTTATCAAAATAA
- a CDS encoding DUF5106 domain-containing protein, which translates to MNAKKNLMAFILTVSSIALMVICLGLGMVKACAGGDGSEWKEKVAADTLHVVHYTRPDLPQIMTDPAERAVYYVKHYWDGYLTGDTAWVNSGDTEQLYVDFIDALKYVEPETGRKALHTMMVRMEADSTAYRRFCLLGEKYLNEPNSPMRNEDFYIAVLEQMLQSDRLQEWEKIRPADRLKQAHKNRPGMKAADFTYVTVHGDNSRMSRLKAQYTMLFFYDPDCSNCRKFEKLFAEIPAFVEMVENGTLRVLAIYPDENREEWATKAVYMPQGWIVGWNKAGDIRTRQLYDIRATPTIYLLDGRKRVILKDTSMEQLIDYLATQAGK; encoded by the coding sequence ATGAATGCGAAGAAGAATTTAATGGCATTTATATTGACGGTATCCTCAATAGCGTTGATGGTGATTTGTCTGGGCCTGGGGATGGTGAAAGCCTGTGCGGGAGGAGACGGGAGCGAATGGAAAGAGAAGGTGGCGGCAGACACGCTGCATGTGGTGCATTATACACGGCCGGATTTACCACAGATAATGACCGATCCTGCGGAACGTGCGGTCTACTACGTGAAACATTATTGGGATGGTTATCTGACAGGTGATACGGCATGGGTGAATAGTGGAGACACGGAGCAGTTGTATGTTGACTTTATCGATGCGCTGAAGTATGTCGAACCTGAGACCGGGCGAAAGGCATTGCATACCATGATGGTACGGATGGAGGCAGACAGTACGGCATACCGGCGCTTTTGCCTGCTGGGAGAAAAGTATCTCAACGAGCCGAATTCACCGATGCGCAACGAAGACTTTTACATCGCGGTACTGGAACAGATGCTGCAATCGGACAGATTGCAGGAATGGGAGAAGATCCGTCCGGCAGACCGATTGAAGCAGGCACATAAGAATCGCCCGGGAATGAAAGCGGCGGATTTTACATATGTCACGGTACATGGTGACAATAGTCGGATGAGCAGGCTGAAAGCCCAATATACGATGTTGTTCTTTTACGATCCGGACTGTTCGAATTGCCGGAAGTTTGAGAAGTTATTTGCTGAAATACCTGCTTTCGTTGAGATGGTGGAAAACGGGACACTGCGGGTGCTGGCTATCTATCCTGACGAAAACAGGGAAGAGTGGGCGACAAAGGCAGTGTATATGCCGCAGGGATGGATCGTGGGCTGGAACAAAGCAGGTGATATCCGAACCCGGCAACTTTACGATATCCGCGCTACGCCGACTATCTATCTGCTTGACGGGCGGAAACGGGTGATACTCAAAGATACTTCGATGGAACAGTTGATAGACTATCTGGCGACACAGGCCGGAAAGTGA
- a CDS encoding creatininase family protein gives MNKEVDLSVSCLGKVKELKYDVIILPWGATEPHNLHLPYLTDCILPHDIAVEAAELALSRSGVRCMVMPPVPFGAHNPGQRELPFCIHTRYATQQAILEDIVSSLHVQGFRKLLILSGHGGNNFKGMIRDLAFEYPDFLIAAANWFEVVSPKGYFEAEIDDHAGESETSVMMHYHPELVNLAEAGDGESKPFAIASLNEKVAWVPRHWDKATVDSGVGNPKKATAEKGERYVKPIVEKLAGLFEEMAQHDLYE, from the coding sequence ATGAATAAAGAAGTAGATCTTTCAGTATCCTGCCTTGGTAAGGTGAAAGAGCTGAAATATGATGTTATTATTTTGCCGTGGGGAGCTACGGAACCCCATAATTTACATTTGCCGTATCTCACCGATTGCATTCTCCCCCATGATATTGCCGTGGAGGCAGCCGAACTGGCACTTAGCCGTTCGGGTGTCCGTTGCATGGTGATGCCGCCCGTACCTTTCGGAGCGCATAATCCCGGGCAGCGTGAATTGCCGTTCTGTATCCATACCCGATATGCCACCCAGCAGGCTATTCTGGAAGACATCGTATCGTCCCTTCATGTACAAGGATTTCGTAAGCTGTTGATTTTGAGTGGACACGGAGGGAATAATTTTAAAGGGATGATTCGTGACCTTGCTTTTGAATATCCCGACTTTCTGATTGCTGCCGCAAACTGGTTTGAGGTGGTGTCGCCCAAAGGCTATTTTGAAGCGGAGATTGACGACCATGCCGGAGAATCGGAAACTTCCGTGATGATGCACTATCATCCGGAACTGGTGAATCTGGCTGAGGCCGGTGATGGCGAATCGAAACCGTTTGCCATTGCTTCGCTGAACGAAAAAGTAGCTTGGGTACCTCGTCATTGGGACAAAGCAACAGTAGACAGTGGTGTAGGAAACCCGAAAAAAGCAACAGCGGAAAAAGGAGAGCGTTATGTGAAACCGATCGTAGAGAAACTCGCCGGACTTTTTGAAGAAATGGCACAGCATGATCTATATGAATGA
- a CDS encoding TonB-dependent receptor: MKHYIVMLVLACVSMSSYAVNPIKEGNMIAGHVIVKGTEESIPFATVMILGTNRGAVSNEEGQFEFRKLAAGKYTLRVQVMGYKTQEKTITVSAEATSVVHFQMEEVSFTTDEVVVSANRNEVSRKAAPVVVNVMSAKLFETVNSTDLAKSLNFQSGLRVENNCQNCGFPQVRINGLEGPYSQILINSRPIISALSGVYGLEQIPVNMIERVEVVRGGGSALFGANAVGGTINIITKDPINNSFQVASTMSNMNGKSWEQYMGGNVSLVAKDNSYGIALYETYRNRNPYDADGDGFSELGKLNMNTFGMRAYYRPNYFSRINVEYHTTNEFRRGGNKFNLQPHEADITEQTKHIINSGGVSYDRYWGEKHKMSVYGSVQHTDRNSYYGAQKDMNAYGKTNDLTWVVGGMYVGNMDRCLFAPATFTGGVEYQSNSLHDVMTGYHRDMQQDVRIAGGFVQNEWRLNRWTMLVGARLDKHNLIDHPIFSPRVNFLYKPNDNLQARLTYSTGFRAPQAYDEDLHVTAVGGEGVQIRLADGLREERSNSFSGSVDWSFPMGHWQSNILLEGFYTDLHHVFVLEDIGEDQNGDKIKERRNGSGAKVYGVNLDAKVAHGREAQLQLGFTVQRSRYNRAEVWTSEGEEEQTTKRMPRTPDYYGYFTFTSAPLKNFDFSLSGTYTGKMIVPHMAGYIEKSRMEHTPQFMDLNLKLNYTFVLKDHIKMQVNGGVQNIFNSFQKDLDKGEFRDAGYFYGPTQPRTYFVGIKIMN; this comes from the coding sequence ATGAAACATTATATAGTTATGCTTGTGCTTGCTTGTGTAAGCATGAGTTCGTATGCGGTCAATCCGATTAAAGAAGGTAATATGATTGCCGGACACGTTATTGTGAAGGGCACTGAAGAAAGTATCCCATTCGCAACAGTGATGATTTTGGGAACCAACCGCGGTGCGGTGTCCAATGAGGAAGGACAATTTGAATTCCGTAAACTGGCTGCCGGTAAATATACGCTCCGTGTACAGGTGATGGGGTATAAAACACAGGAAAAAACAATTACGGTCAGTGCAGAGGCTACGTCCGTGGTTCATTTCCAAATGGAAGAAGTAAGTTTTACGACAGATGAAGTGGTGGTTTCGGCCAACCGGAACGAGGTGAGCCGAAAGGCGGCACCGGTGGTCGTAAACGTGATGAGCGCTAAACTGTTTGAGACGGTGAACTCTACTGATCTGGCTAAATCGTTGAACTTCCAGTCGGGGCTTCGGGTGGAGAACAATTGCCAGAATTGCGGTTTCCCACAGGTGCGTATCAATGGGTTGGAAGGTCCTTACTCGCAAATCCTGATTAACAGCCGTCCTATCATCAGCGCTCTCTCGGGAGTGTACGGGCTGGAACAGATTCCGGTAAACATGATCGAACGTGTGGAAGTGGTACGCGGTGGTGGTTCGGCGCTGTTCGGTGCCAATGCCGTAGGAGGAACGATCAATATTATCACGAAAGACCCGATTAATAATTCTTTCCAGGTGGCAAGCACGATGTCTAATATGAATGGCAAGTCGTGGGAGCAATATATGGGAGGAAACGTTTCTTTGGTGGCAAAAGACAATTCGTACGGCATCGCCCTGTACGAGACCTATCGTAACCGGAATCCTTATGATGCCGACGGAGACGGTTTTTCGGAACTCGGTAAGCTAAATATGAATACATTTGGGATGCGTGCTTATTATCGTCCTAACTATTTTAGCCGTATCAATGTGGAGTATCACACGACAAACGAATTCCGGCGGGGAGGAAATAAGTTCAATTTGCAACCCCACGAGGCGGATATTACTGAACAAACGAAACATATCATCAATAGTGGAGGAGTGAGTTACGATCGTTACTGGGGCGAGAAGCATAAAATGTCCGTATACGGTTCTGTCCAGCATACGGATCGCAACAGCTATTACGGAGCACAGAAAGACATGAATGCTTATGGTAAGACAAACGATCTGACTTGGGTAGTGGGAGGTATGTATGTGGGCAACATGGACCGCTGTCTTTTTGCTCCGGCTACGTTTACCGGCGGTGTAGAGTATCAGAGCAACTCACTACACGATGTGATGACGGGATATCACCGCGACATGCAGCAGGATGTGCGTATTGCCGGAGGCTTTGTACAGAACGAATGGCGGTTGAACCGCTGGACGATGCTTGTAGGGGCACGTCTGGACAAGCATAACCTGATCGATCATCCGATTTTTAGCCCGCGTGTGAATTTCTTATATAAACCGAACGATAATTTGCAGGCACGTCTGACATACTCTACCGGATTCCGGGCACCACAAGCATACGATGAAGACTTGCACGTAACGGCTGTGGGGGGTGAAGGAGTACAGATCCGGTTGGCCGACGGACTTCGTGAAGAGCGCTCCAACAGTTTCAGCGGTTCGGTGGATTGGTCGTTCCCGATGGGGCACTGGCAGTCAAACATTCTTCTCGAAGGGTTTTATACGGATTTACATCATGTATTTGTGCTCGAAGATATCGGTGAGGACCAAAACGGAGATAAGATAAAAGAGCGCCGGAACGGCAGCGGGGCCAAAGTATATGGTGTCAATCTGGATGCAAAGGTAGCCCACGGACGCGAAGCGCAGTTGCAGTTGGGATTTACGGTGCAGCGCAGCAGATATAACCGGGCGGAAGTATGGACCAGTGAAGGAGAAGAAGAGCAGACTACGAAACGCATGCCCCGTACGCCGGACTACTACGGTTATTTCACTTTTACGTCGGCACCATTAAAGAATTTCGATTTCTCGCTTTCGGGTACTTATACCGGTAAGATGATTGTGCCGCACATGGCCGGATACATCGAGAAGTCACGCATGGAGCACACTCCGCAATTCATGGATCTCAACCTGAAACTGAATTATACTTTTGTGCTGAAAGATCATATCAAAATGCAGGTAAACGGAGGAGTACAGAATATATTTAATAGCTTCCAGAAGGATCTGGACAAGGGAGAATTCCGGGATGCAGGTTACTTCTACGGACCGACTCAGCCGAGGACTTATTTTGTGGGGATAAAGATTATGAACTAA
- a CDS encoding bifunctional metallophosphatase/5'-nucleotidase: MKRLICMYAFLLCLVCVLPAQEREVKLKIVQTSDVHGNYFPYNFITQKEWGGSLARVYALVQKNREVYKENLILLDNGDILQGQPSAYYYNYIDTVAPHVCAEMMNFMGYDAGNMGNHDVETGRAVFDRWIGECNFPVLGANIVETATGETHLPPYRVLERDGVKIVVLGMITPAIPAWLSENLWQGLRFDDMEETARKWMKVIREKENPDLVIGLFHAGQDAFVMSGKYNENASLNVAKNVPGFDMVLMGHDHARECKKVVNVAGDSVLVIDPASNGIVVSDIDVTLKLKDGKVVSKQIDGVLTDTKEYGVSESFMRHFALQYGAVEKFVSKKIGVFTEDLSTRPAYFGSSAFIDFIHSLQLDISGADISFAAPLSFDAEIKKGDIRVSDMFNLYKYENMLYVMKLSGKEIKDFLEESYYMWTNRMKSPEDHLLWLKEKRRAGAEDRASFQNFSFNFDSAAGIIYTVDVTRPKGEKVTIVSMADGSPFRMDHIYKVALNSYRGNGGGELLTKGSGIPQEKLKERIIFSTDKDLRFYLMQYIEKKGTLDPRALNQWKFVPEEWVKPAAERDYEYLFGGK, translated from the coding sequence ATGAAAAGATTGATTTGTATGTATGCTTTCTTGCTCTGCCTGGTATGTGTGTTGCCGGCACAAGAGAGAGAGGTGAAACTGAAAATTGTGCAGACCAGTGATGTACATGGTAATTACTTTCCATATAACTTCATTACACAAAAGGAGTGGGGCGGAAGTCTTGCACGTGTATATGCATTGGTGCAAAAGAACCGGGAGGTGTATAAGGAAAACCTTATATTGCTGGATAACGGAGATATTCTGCAAGGACAGCCTTCGGCGTACTATTATAATTATATAGATACAGTGGCGCCTCACGTATGTGCCGAGATGATGAATTTTATGGGATACGACGCCGGGAACATGGGAAATCATGATGTGGAAACAGGACGCGCTGTATTCGACCGCTGGATTGGTGAGTGCAATTTCCCGGTGCTGGGGGCAAACATCGTTGAAACGGCTACGGGAGAGACCCATCTTCCTCCTTATCGGGTGTTGGAGCGCGACGGAGTGAAGATTGTGGTGCTGGGAATGATTACGCCGGCTATTCCCGCGTGGTTGTCAGAGAATCTGTGGCAGGGACTGCGGTTTGACGATATGGAAGAGACAGCACGGAAGTGGATGAAAGTCATTCGTGAGAAAGAAAATCCGGATCTGGTGATCGGGTTGTTTCATGCCGGACAAGATGCTTTTGTGATGTCAGGCAAGTATAACGAGAATGCTTCGCTGAATGTGGCGAAGAATGTACCGGGATTTGATATGGTGCTGATGGGGCACGACCATGCGCGGGAGTGCAAGAAGGTGGTGAATGTGGCAGGCGACTCCGTACTGGTGATCGATCCGGCAAGCAACGGAATCGTAGTGTCGGACATTGACGTGACTTTAAAGTTGAAAGACGGTAAAGTGGTGAGCAAACAGATAGACGGTGTGCTGACGGATACAAAAGAATACGGAGTCAGCGAGTCCTTTATGAGACATTTCGCATTGCAATACGGGGCGGTTGAGAAGTTTGTATCTAAGAAGATCGGGGTATTTACAGAAGATCTGTCTACCCGTCCCGCCTATTTCGGTTCGTCGGCATTTATTGATTTTATCCATTCGTTGCAACTCGATATTTCGGGAGCGGATATTTCGTTTGCCGCTCCGTTATCTTTCGATGCAGAGATAAAGAAAGGAGATATTCGTGTGAGCGACATGTTCAATCTGTATAAGTACGAAAATATGCTTTATGTGATGAAGTTGTCGGGCAAAGAGATTAAAGACTTCCTGGAAGAGTCCTATTATATGTGGACGAACCGGATGAAATCTCCCGAAGACCACTTGTTGTGGCTGAAAGAAAAACGTAGGGCAGGTGCCGAAGACCGGGCTTCGTTCCAGAATTTTAGTTTTAATTTCGATTCGGCTGCGGGAATTATCTACACAGTGGATGTGACCCGACCGAAGGGAGAAAAAGTGACTATTGTCAGTATGGCGGACGGTTCTCCGTTCCGGATGGATCATATCTACAAAGTGGCGCTGAACTCTTATCGTGGCAACGGCGGGGGAGAACTGCTGACAAAAGGATCGGGAATCCCGCAGGAGAAACTGAAAGAGCGTATTATCTTCTCTACGGACAAGGACCTCCGTTTCTATCTGATGCAGTATATCGAGAAGAAAGGTACGCTTGATCCGCGTGCGCTGAACCAATGGAAATTTGTACCAGAAGAGTGGGTGAAACCTGCCGCAGAGAGAGATTATGAATATCTGTTTGGTGGAAAATAA
- a CDS encoding Tex family protein, with protein sequence MEIFHKMISAALNLPEKQISNTLGLLAEGATIPFISRYRKEITGGLDEVQIESIKTQYDKLSELAKRKETILGTIGEQGKLTPELRQRIDATWDATALEDIYLPYKPKRKTRAEAARQKGLEPLALLLMMQRENNLGSRIPAFVKGDVKDAEDALKGARDIIAEQMSEDERARNAVRNLFARQAVISAKVVKGKDEEAAKYRDYFDFSSPLKRCTSHRLLAIRRAEAEGLLKVSITPDDDECLERLDRQFVRSNNECGRQVAEAVQDAYRRLLKPSIETEFASLSKEQADDEAIRVFAENLRQLLLAPPLGQKRVMGIDPGFRTGCKVVCLDAQGNLVHNENIYPHPPVDKKTEAASKLRKMIEAYKIEAIAIGNGTASRETENFVTHQQFDRPVQVFVVSEQGASIYSASKTARDEFPDYDVTVRGAVSIARRLMDPLAELVKIDPKSIGVGQYQHDVDQTKLKKSLDQTVENCVNQVGVNLNTASSHLLTYISGLGPQLAQNIVAYRAANGAFASRKELMKVPRMGAKAFEQCAGFLRIAGGENPLDNTAVHPESYGIVQQMAKDLSCTVPQLIADKSLRTRIEMEKYITPTVGLPTLKDILQELDKPGRDPRDTIQVFEFDRNVRTINDLREGMTLPGIVSNITNFGAFVDIGIKENGLVHLSQLANRFITDPTEVVSIHQHVTVKVLSIDLERKRIQLTMKEE encoded by the coding sequence ATGGAAATTTTTCACAAAATGATTTCGGCAGCACTCAACCTGCCGGAAAAGCAGATCAGTAATACTCTCGGGCTGTTAGCCGAGGGAGCCACTATCCCTTTCATCAGCCGCTACCGTAAAGAAATCACCGGCGGACTCGACGAAGTGCAGATAGAATCTATCAAAACGCAGTACGATAAACTCTCAGAACTCGCCAAACGCAAAGAGACCATTCTCGGCACCATCGGCGAGCAAGGCAAACTGACGCCTGAGTTGCGGCAACGCATCGATGCCACCTGGGATGCCACCGCTCTTGAAGATATCTACCTGCCCTACAAGCCTAAACGCAAGACCCGCGCCGAAGCTGCCCGCCAGAAAGGACTCGAACCTCTGGCTCTGCTACTGATGATGCAGCGCGAGAACAACCTGGGCTCCCGTATTCCTGCGTTCGTCAAAGGCGATGTCAAAGACGCAGAGGATGCTCTGAAAGGTGCCCGCGACATTATCGCCGAGCAGATGAGCGAAGACGAACGTGCCCGTAATGCAGTGCGTAATCTCTTTGCCCGCCAGGCTGTCATCAGCGCTAAAGTAGTGAAGGGTAAAGACGAAGAGGCCGCCAAATACCGGGACTATTTCGACTTCTCTTCTCCCTTGAAACGCTGCACCTCCCATCGCCTGCTGGCCATCCGCCGTGCCGAGGCCGAAGGTTTGCTGAAAGTCAGCATTACCCCCGACGATGACGAATGCCTCGAACGGCTCGACCGCCAGTTTGTCCGTAGCAATAACGAATGTGGCCGCCAGGTGGCAGAAGCCGTACAGGATGCCTACCGCCGTCTGCTGAAACCTTCCATCGAAACCGAATTTGCCTCCCTCAGTAAAGAACAGGCCGATGACGAAGCGATCCGGGTCTTTGCCGAAAACCTGCGCCAACTGCTTCTTGCCCCACCCTTGGGACAAAAACGGGTAATGGGTATCGATCCCGGCTTTCGCACCGGTTGTAAGGTGGTCTGCCTCGATGCACAAGGCAATCTCGTACACAATGAAAACATCTATCCTCACCCGCCGGTAGACAAGAAAACCGAAGCGGCTTCGAAACTCCGCAAAATGATTGAAGCTTACAAGATAGAGGCCATCGCCATCGGTAACGGAACTGCCAGCCGCGAAACGGAAAATTTCGTCACGCACCAACAGTTCGACCGTCCCGTGCAGGTGTTTGTTGTCAGTGAACAGGGTGCTTCCATCTACTCGGCCTCCAAAACGGCCCGTGACGAGTTTCCCGATTATGATGTCACCGTCCGTGGGGCCGTCTCCATCGCTCGCCGGCTGATGGATCCGCTGGCGGAACTGGTCAAGATCGATCCTAAGTCCATCGGTGTCGGCCAATACCAGCATGATGTAGACCAGACCAAATTGAAAAAATCACTCGACCAGACAGTGGAGAACTGTGTCAACCAGGTAGGTGTCAATCTCAACACAGCCAGCAGTCATCTGCTCACCTACATTTCCGGTCTGGGTCCGCAACTGGCACAGAACATTGTAGCCTACCGCGCTGCCAACGGTGCCTTTGCCTCACGTAAAGAGTTGATGAAAGTGCCCCGCATGGGAGCTAAAGCTTTTGAACAATGCGCCGGATTCCTCCGTATCGCCGGAGGAGAGAATCCGTTGGACAACACCGCTGTGCATCCCGAAAGTTATGGGATCGTGCAACAGATGGCCAAAGATCTGTCATGTACTGTTCCTCAACTGATTGCCGACAAATCGTTGCGTACCCGTATCGAAATGGAAAAGTATATCACCCCCACCGTAGGACTCCCTACCTTGAAGGATATTCTGCAAGAGCTCGACAAACCGGGACGCGACCCGCGCGATACCATTCAGGTATTTGAGTTCGACCGTAACGTGCGCACCATCAACGACCTCCGCGAAGGGATGACTCTACCCGGTATTGTCAGCAACATCACCAACTTCGGAGCTTTTGTCGATATAGGCATCAAGGAGAACGGGCTTGTCCATCTCTCCCAGCTTGCCAACCGATTCATCACCGATCCCACCGAAGTGGTCTCCATTCACCAACACGTCACGGTGAAAGTACTGAGCATAGACCTCGAACGGAAACGGATACAGTTGACGATGAAGGAGGAGTAA
- a CDS encoding Crp/Fnr family transcriptional regulator, with protein MENLKETVDIVVNSRYPEMNREGRELLAQVLIRKELEKGEMLLNEGQISRHMVFVGKGMLRQFYYKNGKDVTEHFSYEGCILMCIESLLKQEPTHLMAEALEPAVVYMLPYDVLQKLLEQSKEINAFYRKVLEYSLIVSQIKADSWRFETARERYNLLLHHHPEIIKRAPLSHIASYLLMTPETLSRVRSGVL; from the coding sequence ATGGAAAACCTGAAAGAGACAGTGGATATTGTTGTAAACTCCAGATATCCGGAGATGAACAGAGAGGGACGAGAACTACTGGCACAGGTCTTGATACGCAAAGAGCTGGAAAAGGGTGAAATGTTGTTGAACGAAGGACAAATAAGCCGCCACATGGTTTTTGTCGGTAAAGGGATGTTGCGGCAATTTTATTATAAAAACGGAAAAGATGTCACCGAGCACTTCTCATACGAAGGATGTATCCTGATGTGCATCGAAAGCCTGTTAAAACAAGAACCTACCCACCTGATGGCTGAAGCATTGGAACCGGCGGTAGTATATATGCTCCCTTATGACGTCCTGCAAAAGTTGCTGGAACAATCCAAAGAAATCAATGCTTTCTATCGTAAGGTACTGGAATACTCACTCATCGTATCGCAAATAAAGGCCGATTCATGGCGTTTCGAAACAGCACGCGAACGCTACAACCTACTCTTGCACCATCATCCGGAGATCATCAAACGAGCTCCGTTATCACACATTGCATCCTACCTGCTGATGACCCCGGAAACACTCAGTCGTGTTCGTTCGGGAGTACTGTAA
- a CDS encoding sensor histidine kinase, with the protein MPVSFKYILYLLLLVIGCCPPMAGHAATGEKPILMICSYNPGAYPTSANVSDFMDEYQRLGGKRGVVIENMNCKSFSDFPRWKGVMENILDKYRGSQEPALIILFGQEAWASYLSLNDSVTGEVPVMCALTSRNVVLLPDDGKDLAHWMPESSDFYEDSLKHQVCGGFLYEYDIASNIRMIRAIYPDTKNIAFISDNTYGGVTLQAHVRKEMKQFPDMNLILLDGREHTIYTIVDELRKLPKHTAVLLGTWRVDKNEGYFMRNATYSMMEAIPDVPTFTATSIGLGYWAVGGVVPVFRTFGKGLAEEAVKLLDNPEDPNMRVEVVGTEALLDSKKVKEQKIDVAALPMKVKLVNESPSFYKQYRYQIWVGVGVLCILVIGLLVSIYFYLRTKRLKDDLERSQVALYEAKDRAEESNRLKSAFLANMSHEIRTPLNAIVGFSDVLASGGSSEEDQRNYFRIIQSNSDLLLRLINDILDLSRLEANKVILTPEDCDVVQLCRQALSSVEMSRRESGNRFVFETKTDSFVLQTDIQRLQQVLINLLTNAAKFTKNGTITLQFEVEKEKNRVLFAVADTGCGIPKEKQKQVFERFEKLNEYAQGTGLGLSICKLTVDKWGGDIWIDPDYEGGARFVVSHPL; encoded by the coding sequence ATGCCGGTATCGTTCAAATATATTCTTTATTTACTTCTGTTAGTTATTGGTTGCTGTCCTCCCATGGCAGGACATGCTGCTACCGGTGAGAAACCCATACTGATGATCTGTTCGTACAATCCGGGAGCGTATCCGACTTCTGCCAATGTATCCGACTTTATGGACGAATATCAGAGGTTGGGGGGCAAACGGGGAGTGGTCATTGAAAACATGAACTGTAAGAGTTTCTCAGACTTTCCCCGCTGGAAGGGAGTGATGGAGAATATTCTGGATAAATATCGGGGAAGCCAGGAACCGGCGCTGATCATTCTGTTCGGACAGGAGGCGTGGGCGTCTTATCTGTCGCTGAATGACTCGGTGACAGGAGAAGTGCCGGTAATGTGCGCACTGACCAGCAGGAACGTGGTGCTTTTGCCGGACGACGGGAAAGATCTGGCACACTGGATGCCGGAATCCTCCGATTTTTATGAAGACAGTCTGAAGCACCAGGTATGCGGCGGTTTTCTGTACGAATACGACATCGCGTCGAACATCCGCATGATCCGGGCAATCTATCCCGATACGAAGAATATTGCTTTTATATCCGACAATACTTACGGTGGCGTCACTTTGCAAGCTCATGTGCGAAAGGAAATGAAACAGTTTCCGGATATGAACCTGATTTTGCTGGACGGGCGCGAACATACCATTTATACTATTGTGGATGAACTTCGGAAATTGCCGAAGCATACGGCCGTTCTGTTAGGCACTTGGAGAGTGGACAAGAACGAAGGCTATTTTATGCGCAATGCTACGTATTCGATGATGGAGGCGATTCCGGATGTACCGACGTTTACGGCTACTTCCATCGGTCTGGGTTATTGGGCCGTAGGCGGAGTGGTTCCTGTTTTCCGGACGTTCGGTAAGGGATTGGCGGAGGAGGCGGTCAAGTTGTTGGATAATCCTGAAGATCCGAATATGCGGGTAGAAGTAGTGGGTACGGAAGCGTTGCTGGACAGTAAGAAAGTGAAGGAACAGAAGATAGACGTGGCTGCTTTGCCGATGAAGGTAAAGTTGGTCAATGAATCACCCTCTTTCTATAAACAGTACCGGTATCAGATTTGGGTGGGCGTAGGTGTCCTCTGCATTCTGGTGATAGGATTGCTGGTTTCTATCTATTTCTATCTGCGGACAAAGCGGTTGAAAGACGATCTGGAGCGTTCGCAAGTTGCTTTGTATGAAGCGAAGGACCGGGCGGAGGAGTCGAACCGGCTGAAGAGTGCTTTTCTTGCCAATATGAGTCATGAGATACGAACACCCCTGAATGCGATTGTAGGATTCTCGGATGTGCTGGCTTCGGGTGGGAGCTCGGAAGAGGATCAGCGGAATTATTTCAGAATTATCCAGTCGAACTCCGACCTGCTGTTACGACTGATTAATGATATACTCGATCTGTCGAGGCTGGAGGCGAACAAGGTGATACTGACACCGGAAGACTGCGATGTGGTTCAACTGTGCAGGCAGGCATTATCGTCGGTGGAGATGTCCCGCAGGGAATCGGGTAACCGGTTTGTTTTTGAGACAAAGACCGACTCCTTTGTTCTTCAGACAGATATTCAACGCTTACAGCAAGTGCTTATCAATCTGCTGACCAATGCGGCGAAGTTCACCAAGAATGGTACGATCACATTGCAGTTTGAGGTTGAGAAGGAGAAGAATCGGGTGTTGTTTGCGGTGGCGGATACCGGATGCGGCATTCCGAAGGAGAAACAGAAACAGGTGTTCGAACGGTTCGAGAAGCTGAACGAGTATGCGCAGGGAACCGGATTGGGACTCTCAATCTGTAAACTCACGGTAGATAAATGGGGTGGCGATATCTGGATCGACCCGGATTATGAAGGTGGGGCGAGATTTGTGGTTTCGCACCCGTTATAA